Proteins from a genomic interval of Leifsonia shinshuensis:
- a CDS encoding carboxymuconolactone decarboxylase family protein, whose translation MRPFLDKALPDAWRAAQALSTTVVQEVVRAGVTEQEVELIKVRASQLNACAFCLDLHAREARRAGVPQQKLDMLAAWRDSSIYDERERAMLAIAEAATVLPLTEDARADLAGARNLLGDVEFAAAEWVAVTINAFNRISILSEHPVRPRKLGGAY comes from the coding sequence ATGCGCCCCTTCCTCGACAAGGCCCTGCCCGATGCGTGGCGCGCCGCGCAAGCCCTCTCCACGACGGTCGTGCAGGAGGTGGTCCGCGCGGGAGTGACCGAGCAGGAGGTCGAGCTCATCAAGGTGCGCGCTTCCCAGCTCAACGCCTGCGCCTTCTGCCTCGACCTCCACGCCCGCGAGGCGCGGCGCGCCGGCGTTCCCCAGCAGAAGCTCGACATGCTGGCCGCCTGGCGCGACTCGAGCATCTACGACGAGCGCGAACGTGCGATGCTGGCCATCGCCGAGGCAGCGACCGTCCTGCCGTTGACCGAGGACGCGCGTGCCGACCTGGCCGGGGCAAGGAACCTCCTGGGCGATGTCGAGTTCGCCGCGGCCGAATGGGTCGCGGTGACGATCAACGCCTTCAACCGGATCTCGATCCTCAGCGAGCACCCGGTCCGACCGCGGAAGCTGGGGGGCGCGTACTAG
- a CDS encoding ABC-F family ATP-binding cassette domain-containing protein, which translates to MPNTHTSVVALHDVSYSWPDGSPALRHLNGAFTGGRTGLIGDNGAGKSTLLKLIAGELTPSSGRIDVSGEVGYLPQTITLDTDASVADLLGIGRIIASLRAIEQGDVDQAHFDTIGDDWDIEARAGRSLESIGFGAADLGTRVGTLSGGEAMLIAVTGLALRRTPITLLDEPTNNLDRRARRALGDLIDEWSGALIVVSHDLELLERMEVTAELHAGRLETFGGPYSEWKAQLELDQLAAAQAARSAQQALKVEKRQRVEAETKLARRERTAKKTQQGGGIPKILAGNRASKAQASAGAMRAGMDDKIAAAQAALDAADARVRDEAHIHVNLPDPNVPAGRRIAEFRDGTQTIVVQGPERVAIVGDNGAGKSTLLRRLLSEDSGSPRDGGPDATLLVDRAGYLPQRLDRLDGTTSAVENVRQVAPTMSPGDVRNQLARLLIRGAAAERPVSTLSGGERFRVQLATLLLMDPPAQLLVLDEPTNNLDIASVEQLAEALDAYRGALVVVSHDERFVERIGVDMILELPGDGTIRRSK; encoded by the coding sequence ATGCCCAACACCCACACCTCCGTCGTCGCCTTGCACGACGTCAGTTACAGCTGGCCGGACGGCTCGCCCGCCCTCCGCCACCTCAACGGCGCCTTCACCGGCGGACGGACCGGTTTGATCGGCGACAACGGCGCCGGCAAATCCACCCTCCTGAAGCTCATCGCCGGCGAGCTGACCCCCTCCTCGGGGCGTATCGACGTGAGCGGCGAGGTCGGGTACCTCCCGCAGACGATCACCCTGGACACAGACGCCTCTGTCGCCGACCTGCTCGGAATCGGTCGCATCATCGCCTCGCTCCGCGCGATCGAACAGGGCGACGTCGACCAGGCGCACTTCGACACCATCGGGGACGACTGGGATATCGAAGCGCGAGCCGGCCGGAGTCTGGAGTCCATCGGCTTCGGCGCCGCCGACCTGGGCACGCGGGTCGGAACGCTGTCGGGCGGCGAAGCCATGCTCATCGCCGTCACGGGACTCGCGCTCCGACGAACGCCGATAACGCTGCTCGACGAACCCACGAACAACCTGGACAGGAGAGCCCGCCGCGCCCTGGGCGACCTGATCGACGAATGGTCCGGCGCGCTCATCGTGGTCAGCCACGACCTCGAGCTCCTCGAGCGCATGGAGGTGACCGCCGAGTTGCACGCCGGCCGTCTCGAGACATTCGGCGGCCCCTACAGCGAATGGAAGGCGCAGCTCGAGCTCGACCAGCTGGCCGCCGCACAGGCCGCCCGGTCTGCACAGCAGGCGCTCAAGGTCGAGAAGCGGCAGCGGGTGGAGGCGGAGACGAAGCTCGCACGCCGTGAACGAACCGCGAAGAAGACCCAACAGGGCGGCGGCATACCGAAGATCCTGGCCGGCAACCGCGCCAGCAAGGCACAAGCCTCCGCCGGGGCGATGCGTGCGGGAATGGACGACAAGATCGCGGCAGCGCAGGCCGCGCTCGACGCGGCGGACGCGCGGGTGCGCGACGAGGCGCACATCCACGTGAACCTTCCCGACCCGAATGTGCCGGCCGGACGACGAATCGCGGAATTCCGCGACGGCACTCAGACGATCGTCGTACAAGGCCCGGAAAGAGTGGCCATCGTCGGCGACAACGGGGCCGGCAAGTCCACACTGCTGCGACGACTTCTCTCCGAAGACTCCGGATCGCCGCGGGACGGCGGCCCGGATGCGACGCTCCTGGTCGATCGAGCCGGCTACCTGCCGCAGCGGCTCGACCGGCTCGATGGGACGACGAGCGCCGTCGAGAACGTCCGTCAGGTTGCGCCGACGATGTCACCGGGAGACGTCCGCAACCAGCTTGCGCGGCTCCTGATCCGAGGCGCCGCAGCGGAGCGTCCCGTCTCCACGCTGTCCGGCGGCGAACGCTTCCGGGTTCAGCTGGCGACGCTGCTGCTCATGGATCCTCCGGCTCAGCTGCTCGTGCTCGACGAGCCGACGAACAATCTCGACATCGCCAGCGTCGAACAGCTGGCCGAGGCCCTCGACGCCTATCGAGGCGCGCTCGTGGTGGTGAGTCACGACGAGCGCTTCGTGGAACGGATCGGAGTGGACATGATCCTGGAGCTGCCCGGTGATGGCACGATCCGACGATCGAAATAA
- a CDS encoding carboxylesterase/lipase family protein, whose translation MTKLRATSSRPARRLLHTLIAAAAATLSAVAFASPASATTAPSPAPLYVTTDAGRVHGLANGSVHEFRGIPYAAPPTGELRWRSPQPAAHWTGTRETTAYPPVCPQNAPSPNGSSEDCLYLNVTSPAAASSDSKPLPVIVFIHGGGFAIGEGADYDATKLAAKGAVVVTVDYRLGLLGFLAHPALAERPGGPAGNYGLQDQQAALRWVQNNIRQFGGDPRHVAIDGQSAGGLSVLAQLASPSAAGLFQSAIVESGAFAPQQKTLATAEAEGTTVASALGCADQSADCLRNVPLAELLRNEPLSITPGYVDGAVLREPVLQAIATGRFNRVPLLNGANTEEERIFTELGLSVTKGATTILPGPITTETYQSTIASNFGVTAATAARIAAEYPLSAYASPALAFSALNSDANFSTPALALDAAASLHVPTYAYDFNDNSAPERFVPPALGSTATHQSELQYLFDLPNAPLPGSLSADQEHLADTIRSAWVHFAATGNPATAGQVWPKYDVLRHRVLSFQAPDSKVETTVGAQHHSLFWLSLTATVPQ comes from the coding sequence ATGACGAAGCTCCGAGCGACGTCGAGCCGTCCCGCTCGTCGGCTCCTCCACACCCTGATCGCCGCAGCAGCCGCGACGCTCAGCGCCGTCGCATTCGCCTCGCCCGCCTCGGCCACCACGGCACCCTCACCCGCGCCGCTGTACGTCACCACGGACGCCGGCCGCGTGCACGGGCTGGCCAACGGGAGCGTTCACGAGTTCCGAGGCATCCCGTACGCGGCGCCGCCGACCGGCGAGCTGCGCTGGCGGAGCCCGCAACCCGCCGCCCACTGGACGGGCACGCGGGAGACGACCGCCTACCCGCCCGTCTGCCCGCAGAACGCCCCGAGCCCCAATGGCAGCAGCGAGGACTGTCTGTACCTCAACGTGACCAGCCCCGCGGCCGCGAGCAGCGACAGCAAACCGCTGCCGGTGATCGTCTTCATCCACGGAGGCGGCTTCGCCATCGGCGAGGGGGCCGACTACGACGCCACGAAGCTCGCGGCGAAAGGCGCGGTCGTGGTGACCGTCGACTACCGCCTCGGCCTGCTCGGGTTCCTCGCCCACCCCGCGCTGGCAGAGCGCCCCGGCGGTCCCGCGGGCAACTACGGCCTGCAAGACCAGCAGGCGGCGCTCCGATGGGTCCAGAACAACATCCGCCAGTTCGGCGGCGACCCCCGCCATGTCGCGATCGACGGCCAGTCCGCCGGAGGGCTCTCGGTCCTCGCTCAACTCGCGTCGCCCTCCGCCGCCGGCCTGTTCCAGAGCGCGATCGTCGAGAGCGGCGCGTTCGCTCCTCAGCAGAAGACACTCGCCACCGCCGAGGCTGAGGGAACGACGGTCGCCTCCGCGCTCGGATGTGCCGACCAGAGCGCCGACTGCCTCCGGAATGTTCCACTCGCGGAGCTGCTGCGCAACGAACCGCTCTCGATCACGCCGGGTTACGTCGACGGCGCCGTGTTGAGGGAGCCTGTGCTGCAGGCGATCGCAACGGGACGCTTCAACCGGGTTCCCCTCCTCAACGGAGCCAACACCGAGGAGGAGCGCATCTTCACCGAGCTCGGCCTCAGTGTGACCAAGGGCGCGACCACCATTCTCCCGGGGCCGATCACGACGGAGACCTACCAGTCGACCATCGCGTCCAACTTCGGGGTGACCGCTGCCACTGCGGCCCGTATCGCGGCCGAATACCCGCTGTCCGCGTACGCCTCTCCGGCACTGGCGTTCAGCGCGCTCAACTCGGACGCGAACTTCTCCACGCCGGCGCTGGCCCTCGATGCCGCCGCATCGCTGCACGTGCCGACCTACGCGTACGACTTCAACGACAACAGCGCGCCCGAGCGGTTCGTGCCGCCCGCCCTCGGCTCGACCGCGACGCACCAGTCGGAGCTTCAGTACCTGTTCGACCTGCCCAACGCTCCGCTGCCCGGCTCCCTGTCCGCGGACCAGGAGCACCTGGCCGACACCATCCGATCCGCCTGGGTCCACTTCGCCGCAACGGGGAATCCGGCGACCGCCGGACAGGTCTGGCCGAAGTACGACGTCCTCCGTCACCGCGTGTTGTCGTTCCAGGCTCCCGACTCGAAAGTGGAGACCACGGTGGGCGCGCAGCACCACAGTCTCTTCTGGCTGAGCCTCACCGCAACCGTTCCTCAATGA
- a CDS encoding quinone oxidoreductase family protein has product MKAALIDRVGAIPEYRDHPEPSAGDGEVVVTVEAVAVENVDRAFVAGTHYAAADFVAALPAIPCFDGVGRLADGTLVGFGGLKPPAGALAERVVVPAGYAMPIPHGIAPEIAASLSSAITAMSMQTAGGLQPGETVLIQGGTGVAGRLAIQIARLLDAGRIVATGRDAAALRELEDLGADATIDTAIADDDLVQAFSEQAGAGYDVILDYLWGRPTELLTRALIPASFTLSRPTRLVQIGEAAGRSGSHDGRCVSAGRGLGPRRAADGRRRDDAAQPHRRGVDPHRPPRPATCHHPRRNR; this is encoded by the coding sequence ATGAAGGCCGCACTCATCGATCGGGTCGGAGCGATCCCGGAATACCGCGACCATCCCGAGCCGTCCGCGGGTGACGGCGAGGTCGTCGTCACGGTCGAAGCCGTCGCCGTGGAGAACGTCGACCGTGCGTTCGTCGCCGGCACGCACTACGCCGCCGCCGATTTCGTTGCTGCATTGCCCGCGATCCCGTGCTTCGACGGCGTCGGACGGCTCGCTGACGGCACGCTCGTCGGATTCGGGGGGCTGAAGCCGCCTGCGGGCGCACTCGCCGAGCGCGTGGTCGTGCCGGCCGGATACGCGATGCCGATCCCCCACGGGATCGCACCGGAGATCGCGGCCTCGCTCTCGTCGGCGATCACCGCAATGAGCATGCAGACCGCCGGCGGCCTGCAACCGGGAGAAACCGTCCTGATCCAGGGCGGCACCGGCGTCGCGGGCAGGCTCGCGATCCAGATCGCGCGACTGCTCGACGCTGGCCGCATCGTCGCGACGGGGCGGGATGCCGCCGCGCTCCGCGAGCTCGAGGACCTCGGCGCCGATGCCACCATCGACACAGCCATCGCGGACGACGACCTCGTGCAGGCCTTCTCCGAGCAGGCCGGCGCAGGATACGACGTCATCCTCGACTATTTGTGGGGACGTCCGACCGAATTACTCACCCGCGCGCTCATCCCGGCGAGCTTCACGCTCAGCAGGCCGACGCGCCTCGTCCAGATCGGCGAGGCAGCGGGGCGCAGCGGCAGCCACGATGGGCGCTGCGTATCAGCAGGTCGTGGACTGGGTCCGCGACGGGCGGCTGACGGTCGCCGTCGAGACGATGCCGCTCAGCCGCATCGCCGAGGCGTGGACCCGCACCGACCTCCGCGGCCGGCGACTTGTCATCATCCCCGACGGAATCGATAG
- a CDS encoding IS481 family transposase: MSHRNARLTVHGRLLIVHRAGAGWKQAHIAAAMGVSRRCVKRWLDRYRAEGEAGLYDRSSRPHHVANRTPDARAAAVVAIRKKERVGRDEVAARTGVPARTVSRIIARSGLPRLVDLDPMTGERIRASKTTAVRYEREQPGELVHMDVKKLGRIPDGGGWKAHGRAMGSTAARKQTVVGYDYVHSVVDDHSRLAYSEVLPDEKGPTCAAFLERAIGYFAAHGIPRIERLITDNAWAYRWSLRGVCGAHGIRQKFIKPHCPWQNGKVERFNRTLQTEWAYRQPFTSNDDRTAALDPWLEHYNTGRRHSALGGNPPISRLQPTS; this comes from the coding sequence GTGTCCCACCGTAATGCCCGCTTGACCGTGCACGGCAGGCTGCTCATCGTCCATCGTGCCGGTGCCGGGTGGAAGCAGGCGCATATCGCCGCGGCAATGGGCGTGTCCCGACGCTGCGTGAAGCGGTGGCTGGACCGCTACCGCGCCGAGGGTGAAGCCGGTCTCTACGATCGCTCCTCGCGGCCTCACCACGTCGCCAACCGCACCCCCGATGCCAGGGCCGCGGCGGTGGTCGCGATCCGGAAGAAGGAACGAGTCGGCCGTGACGAGGTCGCGGCCCGCACCGGGGTGCCGGCGCGGACGGTGTCGCGCATCATCGCCCGGTCCGGGCTGCCTCGTCTGGTCGATCTGGACCCGATGACCGGGGAGCGGATCCGCGCGTCGAAGACCACAGCGGTCCGCTATGAACGCGAGCAGCCCGGCGAGCTGGTGCACATGGACGTGAAGAAGCTCGGTCGCATCCCCGACGGCGGCGGGTGGAAGGCGCACGGCAGAGCGATGGGCTCCACAGCCGCCCGGAAACAGACCGTCGTCGGCTACGACTACGTGCACTCCGTCGTCGACGACCACTCCCGGCTCGCATACTCCGAGGTCCTCCCCGACGAGAAGGGCCCGACCTGCGCCGCGTTCCTCGAACGCGCCATCGGCTACTTCGCCGCGCACGGCATCCCCCGCATCGAGCGGCTGATCACCGACAACGCCTGGGCCTACCGATGGTCGCTGCGCGGCGTCTGCGGCGCGCACGGCATCCGGCAGAAGTTCATCAAACCGCACTGCCCGTGGCAGAACGGCAAGGTGGAGAGGTTCAACCGGACCCTGCAAACCGAATGGGCCTACCGGCAACCGTTCACCTCGAACGACGACCGCACCGCAGCACTTGACCCCTGGCTCGAGCACTACAACACTGGACGACGCCACTCAGCCCTCGGAGGCAACCCCCCGATCAGCCGACTGCAACCAACGTCCTGA
- a CDS encoding VOC family protein: MELKLEIAVIPVSDVDRAKGFYEQAGFRLDADFSTDKGLRVVQATPPGSEASIIFGEKLTSALPGSSYGLHLITRDLAAARDELREKGIDVSPIWHDADGIFHYEGDYNRVPGPHPASDSYGSYASFSDPDGNTWTIQQIVTRAPGR, translated from the coding sequence GTGGAACTGAAACTCGAAATCGCCGTCATCCCCGTCTCGGACGTGGACCGCGCCAAAGGCTTCTACGAGCAAGCCGGCTTCCGTCTCGACGCCGACTTCTCGACCGACAAGGGCCTCCGCGTCGTCCAAGCCACTCCCCCAGGATCCGAGGCATCGATCATCTTCGGAGAGAAACTGACCAGCGCACTCCCCGGGTCGTCGTACGGCCTCCACCTCATCACCCGCGACCTCGCCGCCGCCCGCGACGAACTTCGCGAGAAAGGCATCGACGTCAGCCCCATCTGGCACGACGCCGACGGAATCTTCCACTACGAAGGCGACTACAACCGCGTCCCCGGCCCGCACCCCGCCAGCGACAGCTACGGAAGCTACGCCTCCTTCTCCGACCCCGACGGCAATACCTGGACCATCCAGCAGATCGTCACCCGCGCACCGGGCCGCTGA
- a CDS encoding dihydrolipoyl dehydrogenase family protein translates to MDTRSETREVDLVVIGAGPVGENVADRAVQGGLETVIVERELVGGECSYWACEPSKALLRPAHVLELASATPGVSETIADRLDLEAVLKRRDESTSDWSDASQVRWLETAGIALLRGHGRVTGERTVTVERPDGRTVVLRARHAVAVTTGSTARIPDIPGLAASEPWTNREATAVRTLPRHLAILGGGVVATEMATAYRSLGAEVTVIARGDLLGGMEPFAAEAVREALQHAGATVLLHTDTQSVEHQDDEYVIRTTAGTITADRLLVATGRAPATGDLGLESVGLTPGDWLTTDDTLLVRGTNWLYAVGDVNRRALLTHQGKYQARAAGDAIAARATGTALDEGPWGAHVATADHTAVPQVVFTSPEVAAVGRTADRARAAGLNVRVVDYDLGWVAGAALSRTGYRGRGRMVVDDDRQVIVGATFVGPDVAELVQTATTAIVGEIPLSRLWHAVPAFPTVSEIWLRLLETYGRSESSISTTGASS, encoded by the coding sequence ATGGACACGCGCAGCGAAACCCGCGAGGTGGACCTCGTCGTCATCGGCGCCGGGCCCGTAGGCGAGAACGTCGCGGACCGAGCCGTCCAGGGCGGCCTTGAGACCGTTATCGTCGAACGGGAGCTGGTAGGCGGTGAATGCTCGTACTGGGCGTGCGAGCCCTCGAAGGCGCTGCTCCGCCCGGCGCACGTGCTCGAGCTCGCCAGCGCGACACCGGGGGTATCCGAAACGATCGCCGACCGCTTGGACCTCGAGGCGGTCTTGAAGCGACGGGACGAATCCACCAGCGACTGGTCGGACGCCTCCCAGGTGCGCTGGCTGGAGACGGCGGGGATCGCACTCCTCCGTGGGCACGGCCGGGTGACCGGTGAACGGACGGTGACCGTCGAGCGCCCGGACGGCAGAACCGTCGTGCTGCGCGCCCGCCACGCGGTCGCGGTGACGACAGGCTCGACGGCACGGATCCCCGACATCCCGGGACTCGCGGCATCCGAGCCGTGGACCAACCGTGAGGCGACGGCAGTCCGGACCCTTCCTCGCCACCTCGCGATCCTCGGCGGCGGAGTAGTCGCCACCGAGATGGCCACGGCCTATCGGTCGCTCGGCGCCGAGGTCACCGTGATCGCCCGCGGCGACCTGCTCGGAGGCATGGAGCCCTTCGCAGCGGAGGCGGTGAGGGAAGCCCTCCAGCACGCCGGCGCCACGGTTCTCCTGCACACCGATACGCAGAGTGTCGAGCACCAGGACGACGAGTACGTGATCCGCACCACCGCCGGAACCATCACCGCTGACCGACTGCTCGTCGCGACCGGTCGGGCGCCGGCGACCGGCGACCTCGGCCTGGAGAGCGTCGGACTCACTCCCGGCGACTGGCTGACCACCGACGACACTCTCCTGGTGCGCGGAACGAATTGGCTGTATGCCGTCGGCGACGTCAACAGGCGAGCACTGCTCACCCACCAGGGCAAGTACCAGGCCCGCGCTGCCGGCGATGCGATCGCCGCCCGCGCGACCGGAACGGCACTCGACGAAGGTCCGTGGGGCGCCCACGTCGCCACAGCCGACCACACCGCCGTCCCGCAGGTCGTGTTCACCTCACCCGAAGTCGCAGCCGTCGGCCGCACCGCCGATAGAGCGCGCGCGGCAGGGCTGAACGTCCGCGTGGTCGACTACGACCTCGGCTGGGTTGCCGGTGCGGCACTGTCACGGACCGGCTACCGCGGCCGCGGCCGCATGGTCGTCGACGACGACCGGCAGGTCATCGTCGGAGCGACCTTCGTCGGGCCCGATGTCGCCGAACTCGTTCAGACCGCGACCACCGCAATCGTCGGTGAAATCCCCCTGAGCCGACTGTGGCACGCCGTGCCCGCATTCCCTACCGTCTCCGAAATCTGGCTGCGGCTCCTCGAGACCTACGGCCGATCGGAAAGCAGCATCAGCACGACAGGAGCCTCGTCATGA
- a CDS encoding TetR/AcrR family transcriptional regulator C-terminal domain-containing protein produces MAVNRERILDEALQLVDDEGLDGLSLRNLARRLDVQAPTLYWHVKNKTELLDGLADAIMDDAISRVPEPGAEDVREWFLGALVGLRAALLRHRDGARIVSGATRSLRRGDFSELAMATLVQHGFELQQARLLVLTSERYTVGWVLEEQAPAPEGPPPTEADVRSRWPVATQAISDYFVGNGRTRDDLFADGARLILCS; encoded by the coding sequence GTGGCAGTGAATCGCGAACGCATCCTCGATGAGGCGCTCCAGCTGGTCGACGACGAGGGCCTCGACGGTCTGAGCTTGCGCAACCTCGCCCGTCGGCTGGATGTCCAGGCGCCGACGCTCTACTGGCACGTGAAGAACAAGACGGAGCTGCTCGACGGTCTCGCCGACGCGATCATGGACGATGCCATCTCGAGGGTGCCGGAACCCGGCGCCGAAGACGTCCGAGAGTGGTTCCTCGGCGCGCTGGTCGGGCTCCGCGCCGCCCTGCTGCGACATCGCGACGGCGCCCGCATCGTCTCGGGAGCGACCCGGTCGCTGCGGCGCGGCGACTTCTCCGAACTCGCGATGGCGACGCTCGTCCAGCACGGATTCGAGCTCCAGCAGGCGCGGCTGCTCGTTCTGACCTCCGAGCGTTACACGGTCGGCTGGGTCCTCGAGGAGCAGGCTCCGGCGCCCGAAGGGCCTCCGCCGACAGAGGCGGACGTGCGGTCGCGCTGGCCGGTGGCCACGCAGGCGATCAGCGACTACTTCGTCGGCAACGGTCGTACCAGGGATGACCTATTCGCCGACGGCGCCCGTCTCATCCTCTGCAGTTGA